A window of the Lactuca sativa cultivar Salinas chromosome 5, Lsat_Salinas_v11, whole genome shotgun sequence genome harbors these coding sequences:
- the LOC111921065 gene encoding cyclin-dependent kinase F-4: MEQYKIIKEIGRGSYGVVYAALNKLTGEVVAVKKLNMKYPSVEECANLIEVKECSLFQLMRVKTFSEDEIKNLCFQIFQGLAYMHGNGYFHRDMKPDNLLLSKNVIKIADLGQARETNGKQPCTDYVTTRWYRAPEVFLRSSVYDAAVDMWAMGAIMAELFIHRPLFIGDSGGEVLYKICRVIGSPTESKWSEGLQLARNMNYRFPDHPGMPLASLLPSASSEALCLIATLLSWNPCMRPTAMEALEHPFFDSCHHVTPAIHLNQDLPWKRALLKQTRSSKSCAQLV, from the exons ATGGAACAGTACAAAATAATCAAGGAAATTGGGCGTGGATCATATGGGGTTGTCTACGCAGCATTGAATAAACTAACCGGTGAAGTGGTTGCGGTCAAGAAACTGAACATGAAGTATCCCTCGGTGGAAGAATGCGCAAATCTGATAGAAGTCAAGG AATGCAGTCTCTTCCAACTTATGAGAGTCAAGACTTTCTCGGAAGATGAGATTAAGAACTTGTGCTTCCAAATCTTTCAAGGTCTTGCGTACATGCATGGCAACGGCTACTTTCATCGTGACATGAAACCAGACAACCTTCTTCTTTCCAAGAATGTCATAAAGATTGCTGATCTTGGTCAAGCTCGCGAGACCAATGGGAAACAGCCATGTACCGATTATGTCACAACACGCTGGTATCGTGCCCCTGAGGTTTTTCTCCGTTCTTCTGTGTATGATGCTGCAGTTGATATGTGGGCAATGGGTGCAATCATGGCGGAGCTCTTCATCCATCGGCCACTGTTTATAGGTGATAGTGGAGGAGAAGTATTGTATAAGATCTGCCGTGTGATCGGAAGTCCAACAGAAAGCAAATGGAGTGAGGGACTTCAACTTGCACGTAATATGAATTATCGTTTCCCAGATCATCCTGGTATGCCTCTTGCGTCACTGTTACCATCTGCAAGCAGCGAAGCATTGTGTCTGATTGCTACACTTCTTTCCTGGAATCCATGCATGAGGCCCACAGCTATGGAGGCACTTGAGCATCCTTTCTTCGACAGCTGTCACCATGTTACACCAGCCATCCATCTCAACCAGGACCTACCATGGAAACGGGCGTTGTTGAAGCAGACAAGAAGTTCCAAGAGTTGCGCGCAATTGGTTTGA